Proteins encoded together in one Passer domesticus isolate bPasDom1 chromosome 6, bPasDom1.hap1, whole genome shotgun sequence window:
- the MRPL21 gene encoding large ribosomal subunit protein bL21m: MAAARARRAGASLLSAAVRHRSSQSSSPQPGLVAKTSLTSPPWPEVKLPDPVEEAKYHAEVVRKVNGLISAGQYGRLFAVVHFASKQWKITSEDLIMMDNVLEAECGDRIRMEKVLLVGADDFTLIGRPLLGKDLVRVEATVIEKTESWPKVNMRFWRRHNYQRKKIIANPQTVLRINTIEIYPCLS, from the exons ATGGCGGCGGCGCGAGCGCGGCGGGCGGGAG CCTCGCTGCTTTCGGCTGCAGTGCGGCACCGGAGTTCCCAGAGCTCATCCCCACAGCCAGG ACTTGTTGCCAAAACTTCCCTGACCTCGCCCCCATGGCCTGAGGTGAAACTTCCAGACCCAGTGGAAGAAGCCAAGTATCATGCAG AAGTGGTGCGGAAGGTGAACGGGCTGATCTCGGCGGGGCAGTACGGGCGCCTCTTCGCCGTCGTCCACTTCGCCAGCAAGCAGTGGAAAATCACCAGTGAGGACCTCATCATGATGGACAATGTCCTGGAGGCCGAGTGTGGAGACCGAATCCGCAtggaaaag GTTTTGCTGGTTGGTGCTGATGACTTCACGCTCATTGGAAGGCCGCTGCTGGG GAAGGACCTGGTGCGTGTGGAGGCCACGGTGATTGAGAAGACAGAGTCATGGCCCAAGGTCAACATGCGCTTCTGGAGGAGGCACAACTACCAGAGGAAGAAAA tCATTGCTAACCCCCAGACTGTCCTTCGGATCAACACCATTGAAATCTACCCCTGCTTGTCCTGA